A portion of the Thunnus maccoyii chromosome 20, fThuMac1.1, whole genome shotgun sequence genome contains these proteins:
- the mfsd1l gene encoding major facilitator superfamily domain-containing protein 1, giving the protein MAQPAEKAYYRFVVLFFNCLLTFGSYFCFDIPSVLQDQFQGNLTCNATVINGTVDCVVGLGMTPQQYNLLYAIYAWTNAVVVILAGFLIDKLGNRFGVFLFSFLCVLGSSLFALGSHFRGTPYLLPIMLTGRLLFGSGNGSLTIVQNRITAFWFKGKELALAFGLTLAFSRLGSVLNFFLTQKFEEQYGMQWTLWGGALLCVLGFVSAIIVSTLDKVGMRQLGLDGAIQEESRKVRIQDVKLLSLRYWLLVLTIMFFYNGIFPFIADASKFIQDKYNGYSQKEAAYIAGAVYDSSLVLSASVGILIDYVGLRGVFAVACAVLTLPVFGLLAFTFVPPLVSTIWLGVTYSFAAASMWPSIPLVVPQATLGTAMGLATSIQMVGIGLSNLVVGQILGTKSSETKIPLWRWQRMMIFMLANTISCIITSVLLNVVDYRQGGILNNTTKKSEQAERDSDREPLNQGEEEQNEDEDDGPVRSRSINS; this is encoded by the exons ATGGCACAGCCGGCGGAGAAAG cttacTATCGCTTTGTGGTGCTGTTCTTCAACTGCCTGTTGACATTTGGCTCCTATTTCTGCTTTGACATCCCCAGTGTTTTGCAGGATCAGTTCCAAGGG AACCTAACATGCAATGCAACAGTGATCAATGGGACAGTGGACTGTGTGGTGGGACTGGGGATGACCCCTCAACAGTACAATCTACTCTATGCTATCTATGCATGGAC GAATGCAGTAGTGGTGATCCTAGCTGGTTTCCTGATTGACAAATTAGGAAACCGCT TCGGGGTGTTTCTGTTCTCCTTCTTGTGTGTTTTGGGCTCGTCCCTGTTTGCACTGGGTTCCCACTTCAGAGGAACTCCCTATCTACTGCCGATAATGCTCACAGGCCGACTGCTATTTGGATCAGGCAATGGATCTTTGACCA TTGTTCAGAACCGCATCACAGCCTTCTGGTTCAAAGGGAAGGAGCTGGCCTTGGCCTTTGGTCTGACTTTGGCTTTCTCTCGTCTGGGGTCAGTCCTCAACTTCTTCCTCACTCAGAAATTTGAAGAACAATATGGCATGCAGTGGACACTCTGGGGCG GTGCACTATTGTGTGTGCTGGGCTTTGTATCCGCCATCATCGTCAGCACCCTGGACAAAGTAGGAATGAGACAGCTGGGTCTTGACGGTGCCATCCAAGAGGAGTCTCGCAAAGTG AGAATTCAGGATGTGAAGCTCCTATCGCTAAGATACTGGCTGCTGGTTCTCACTATCATGTTCTTCTATAATGGCATCTTCCCCTTCATCGCAGACGCCAG TAAGTTCATTCAGGATAAGTACAATGGCTACAGTCAGAAGGAGGCAGCCTATATCGCCGGGGCGGTTTATGACAGTTCACTAGTCCTCTCAGCCAGCGTCGGCATTCTCATA gatTATGTGGGTCTGCGAGGGGTTTTTGCAGTGGCCTGCGCTGTCCTCACACTGCCTGTGTTTGGTCTCCTGGCCTTCACTTTCGTCCCTCCTCTGGTGTCCACCATTTGGCTGGGAGTCACCTACTCCTTTGCTGCT GCAAGCATGTGGCCGTCTATTCCCCTTGTGGTACCTCAGGCGACTCTGGGAACAGCCATGGGTCTGGCTACCTCCATACAGATGGTTGGGATTGGGCTGTCCAATCTGGTTGTTGGGCAGATTTTGGGCACCAAGTCTAG TGAAACAAAGATTCCATTGTGGCGTTGGCAGAGGATGATGATCTTCATGTTGGCCAACACCATCAGCTGTATCATCACATCAGTGCTGCTCAACGTTGTCGACTACAGACAG GGCGGGATCCTGAACAATACGACTAAAAAATcagagcaggcagagagagactCGGACAGAGAGCCGCTCAACCAGGGAGAGGAAGAGCAaaatgaggatgaggatgatggcCCAGTCCGATCTCGTTCAATCAACTCATGA